Proteins encoded together in one Acidimicrobiia bacterium window:
- the rpsG gene encoding 30S ribosomal protein S7, with protein MPRKGPAPRRDLLPDPIYRSVVVTQLVNKVLQRGKRSLAEKVVYDALSDIEKKTGGDPIPTLKRAVENVRPALEVRSRRVGGATYQVPVEVRPRRATTLAVRWIVGYSRQRREKTMAERLSAELLDASNGLGAAMKRKDDLQKMAESNKAFAHYRW; from the coding sequence ATGCCGCGCAAAGGTCCTGCTCCTCGGCGTGACCTCCTACCCGACCCGATCTACCGGTCGGTCGTGGTCACGCAGCTCGTCAACAAGGTCCTCCAGCGAGGCAAGCGATCGCTCGCGGAGAAAGTCGTGTACGACGCGCTGTCCGACATCGAGAAGAAGACCGGCGGCGACCCGATCCCGACGCTCAAGCGCGCGGTCGAGAACGTTCGCCCTGCGCTCGAGGTTCGTTCCCGGCGTGTCGGCGGTGCCACGTATCAGGTGCCGGTCGAGGTGCGGCCCCGTCGGGCGACCACCCTCGCGGTGCGCTGGATCGTCGGCTACTCGCGCCAACGTCGCGAGAAGACGATGGCCGAGCGCCTGTCCGCCGAGCTGCTCGACGCCTCGAACGGACTGGGCGCGGCGATGAAGCGCAAGGACGATCTCCAGAAGATGGCGGAGTCCAACAAGGCATTCGCCCACTACCGGTGGTGA
- the rpsL gene encoding 30S ribosomal protein S12, producing MPTIQQLVRKGRETKRDKSKTPALKGSPQRRGVCTRVFTHTPKKPNSALRKVARVRLTSGIEVTAYIPGVGHNLQEHSIVLVRGGRVKDLPGVRYKIIRGALDAAGVADRRQARSRYGTKRDA from the coding sequence GTGCCGACGATCCAGCAGCTGGTCCGCAAGGGCCGCGAGACCAAGCGTGACAAGTCCAAGACGCCCGCGCTCAAGGGCTCCCCCCAGCGCCGCGGCGTCTGCACGCGCGTCTTCACGCACACGCCCAAGAAGCCCAACTCCGCGCTGCGCAAGGTCGCCCGTGTTCGCCTCACCTCGGGCATCGAGGTCACCGCGTACATCCCCGGCGTCGGCCACAACCTCCAGGAGCACTCGATCGTGCTCGTGCGTGGCGGCCGTGTGAAGGACCTCCCCGGTGTTCGTTACAAGATCATCCGTGGCGCGCTCGACGCCGCCGGCGTCGCCGACCGTCGCCAGGCGCGCAGCCGCTACGGCACCAAGCGGGACGCCTGA